The nucleotide sequence CGATCAAAACTGGATTTTGGGCAAAATTTTATAAGATTGTTCCGGGAGTATTAATGTGTTATTTAATTCCGGCTATACTGAATTCGGCTGGATTAATTGATGCTTCGGTTTCTAATTTATACTTTATGGCTAGTAGGTATCTTCTACCTGCGTCATTAGTATTAATGACTTTAAGTATCGATCTAAAAGCAATATTTAATTTAGGTCCCAAAGCTTTAATTATGTTCTTTGCTGCCACTATAGGAATTATTATTGGTGGCCCAATTGCTATTTTACTCATTTCTGCAATATCACCAGAAACTGTTGGTGGCGCAGGGTTCGATGCTACATGGCGTGGTCTATCTACTCTTGCCGGTAGTTGGATTGGCGGCGGTGCAAACCAGGCTGCGATGTTAGAGATTTATCAGTACAACCAGGAAAAGTATGGTGGTATGGTACTTGTAGATATTGTTGTTGCGAACCTTTGGATGGCTATCGTTCTTTTAGGCGTTGGTAAAAGCGACCGAATCGACCAATGGCTGCAAGCAGATAACTCTGCCATAACCGATTTAAAAAATAAGGTTTCGGCATATTCAGATAGTGTAAAGCGAATTCCCAGTTTATCCGATTTTATGATTATCCTAGCACTTGCCTTTGGAGCAGTTGGGATTGCTCATTTTGGTGCCGATGAAATTTCAAGTTTCTTAGTGCGTACTTTTGATGTTTTTCAGGATAAAAAAAGCACATTAGCCTCTTTTTCTTCGGAATTTTTCTGGATGATCACCATTGCCACCGCTCTTGGAATTCTACTGTCTTTTACTAAATTTAAACAATACGAAGGAGCCGGAGCTAGTAAAATTGGAAGCATTTTTATTTATGTTTTAGTGGCCACTATAGGTATGAAAATGGATCTTGGTTCGGTTTTCGAAAATCCTGGATTAATAGCCATAGGTTTAGTTTGGATGACTATACATGTAGTCATTTTACTGGTAACCGCTAAATTGATAAAAGCACCTTACTTCTTCCTTGCGGTAGGAAGCCAGGCAAACGTTGGTGGTGCAGCTTCAGCTCCAGTAGTAGCCGCAGCTTTTCATCCATCATTAGCAACTGTTGGTGTTCTATTGGCCGTATTTGGATATGTGGTTGGAACTTACGGAGCCATATTATGTACCATGCTTATGCAGATCGCTTCAGGAAGTTAGATAATTAATTGATTTGTCCTTCAGTAAAAAATTAAAAAATAAATTTTACATCTTCAATAGTTAGATAAAATAGAAAATTATAAGATATTTGCGCTGCTTAAACCAATACGATACAATGAAAAAAATTAGCTTACTTTTACTTCTTGTTCTTACCATTATCGCCTGTTCCCAAAAAGAAACGAACCTTAAAGTTTCTGGAAACATTAAAGGACTTAAAAAAGGTACGCTTTTTCTTCAAATGATCGATGACACTTCTTTGGTGAGTGTAGACTCTGTAGAAATTAACGGCGATTCTAATTTCTTACTACAAGCAGATATCGATAGTCCACAGATGATGTATCTATATTTAAACAAAGTGGACAATTCTGAATTTGACGATCGCTTAGATTTCTTTGCAGATGAAGGCGAAACAAAGATTATAACTTCGCTTGAAAAATTTGAAACCGATGCGAAAATTACCGGTTCTGTAAATCAGGAGAAACTTATAGAATATCGTAAAATGATGAGCAGGTTTAATGATAGCAACCTGGAAATTATAAAAGAAAACTTCGAAGCTCAAAAAGCCGAAGATGATGATAAACTTATAGAATTAGACAAACGCTACGAAAGCCTTTTAAAGCGCAAATATCTTTACACGGTAAACTTTGCTCTTAACAATAAAGATCTAGAAGTTGCTCCTTACCTAGCCTTATCTGAGGTTTTTGATGCCAACATCAAATATCTAGACACTATTTATAGCTCTTTAGAAAAAGATGTTAGAAAATCGAAATACGGTAAACAGCTTAAAAAATTCCTGAAAGAGCGCCGCGAGGAAGAAAAATTAGAAGACGAAATTGAAGCTGATAATACTGAAGCTAATTCTTAAGATTCAAAGCAACAGCTGAATTAAAATTTAACTACAAGCCTGAAAAATCGGTAGCATTCTCATTAAATCTTTAAGAGAACCTTAGTAGTTGTTCCCTAGCCTTTTCTTTAAATTTGAGAAAAAGGCTTTTATGATTGCTAAACCAAATCCAAAAGAAAAATACGATCTTATTTGCGTAGGTGGCGGAATTATGAGTGCGACGCTAGCACTTATGACTAAAATTATCGATCCCGATGCTAAGATTATTATTTTTGAACGTCTTAAAAAAGTAGCTCAGGAAAGTACAGAAGCCTGGAATAATTCAGGTACGGGACATTCTGCATTCTGTGAACTTAATTATACTCCGGAAAAAGAAGACGGCTCGATTGACATTTCTAAAGCCAAGCAAATTTTTCAGCAATATGAGCAATCAAAGCAATTTTGGTCTTACTTACTAGAAAAAGGGTTGCTAAAAAAGCCTAAAAGCTTTATTCACTCCTCGCCACATCATAGCTGGGTGACGGGACAAGACAATGTTGATTTTCTCAAAAAAAGACATGCTGAAATGACCAAAAGCTTCATGTTTGAAGAAATGAAATTTTCTGAAAAACCTGAAGATTTAGAAAAATGGTTTCCGCTAATTATGGAAGGTCGTAATATTGACGAACCTGTGGCGGGAACGCGAATGGAACTGGGAACCGGTGTTAATTTTGGTAATTTAACCGAGCAATTTTTTAGAATCTTAGAAGAAGAATATAAAGTTCCTATTCTTTTAGATCATGATGTTTTAGATATCGATCCTTACACAAAAGACGAATGGCTTATAGAAGCTAAGTATAATAAAACGGGGTATAAAACCTATTACGACAGCAAACACGTATTTATAGGCGCTGGCGGTGGAGCTTTGCCTTTGCTGCAAAAAGTAGAGATCGAAGAAAAAGAAGGCTATGGTGGTTTTCCTGTAAGCGGCCAATGGTTGTTTTGTAAAAATCAGGACGTAATTGAGAAGCACGATGCTAAAGTGTATAGTAAGGCTGGCCCAGATGCGCCACCAATGTCTACACCACATTTAGATACCCGTTATATTGATGGCAAAAAACAGTTATTATTTGGTCCTTTTGCAGGTTTTAGCACTAAGTTTTTAAAAGAAGGCTCCTATTTAGACTTACCTAAATCGATCAATTTCACCAACATTCCATCGATGTGGGGCGTTTTTTGGCACAATATACCACTTACTAAATATTTACTTGGGCAAATCCAGATGGATCATGAAGATCGAATGGACGAGCTACGGAATTTTGTAAAAAATGCTAAATCGGATGAATGGGAATTGAAAGTAGCCGGACAAAGAGTTCAAATCATTAAAAAGGATGAAGAACAAGGCGGAACACTTGAATTTGGTACCGATGTGGTACATTCTAAAGATGGAAGGATTACAGCCCTTTTAGGAGCTTCCCCGGGAGCTTCAACTACAGTTCACATAATGATAGATATTTTGAAGATCGCTTTTCCTGAAAAATTAGAACAAGAACCTGTAAAAGCGAAGTTGGACGAAATGATCCCTTTCTGGAACAGAGAAATTTCAGAAGACAATAAAGAGGAATTTAGAGAAATTCAGCGAAAAACGTCTAAGCTGCTAGAATTGGATGCCTTGCATTAATTGGTTGTGAATAGTGAGTAGTGAAAATTAAATTTTAAATAATAGAATATGGACTTGAATCTTGAATCTTGAATCTTGAATCTTGAATCTTGAATCTTGAATCTTGAATCTTAATTTACAAAGTATATAAAAACAAAAAACCTCCTTAGAAATTCTAAGGAGGTTTTTTTATTCTGAGCCGATGGAGGGACTCGAACCCACGACCTGCTGATTACAAATCAGCTGCTCTAGCCAGCTGAGCTACATCGGCGTCACTCTAATTAAAGAGCATTTATTTTTCCAACAAGCTTTTCAGCTTTTACTTTCAAATCTTTTTGAACTGCTTTAAAATGTTGTTTTTTATTTTCAACATCTTTCTTGTTGATCTCAGCGATAATTTCGTCAAAATCTGCGATAGCTTCGTCCACTATGGCTTCAGTTTTTGCAGAATCTTCAGGAGTTGTTTCCTGA is from Zunongwangia endophytica and encodes:
- a CDS encoding DUF819 family protein; amino-acid sequence: MEDMPVFTNDAVVLGLLMLSLGFVFYTSSIKTGFWAKFYKIVPGVLMCYLIPAILNSAGLIDASVSNLYFMASRYLLPASLVLMTLSIDLKAIFNLGPKALIMFFAATIGIIIGGPIAILLISAISPETVGGAGFDATWRGLSTLAGSWIGGGANQAAMLEIYQYNQEKYGGMVLVDIVVANLWMAIVLLGVGKSDRIDQWLQADNSAITDLKNKVSAYSDSVKRIPSLSDFMIILALAFGAVGIAHFGADEISSFLVRTFDVFQDKKSTLASFSSEFFWMITIATALGILLSFTKFKQYEGAGASKIGSIFIYVLVATIGMKMDLGSVFENPGLIAIGLVWMTIHVVILLVTAKLIKAPYFFLAVGSQANVGGAASAPVVAAAFHPSLATVGVLLAVFGYVVGTYGAILCTMLMQIASGS
- a CDS encoding DUF4369 domain-containing protein, coding for MKKISLLLLLVLTIIACSQKETNLKVSGNIKGLKKGTLFLQMIDDTSLVSVDSVEINGDSNFLLQADIDSPQMMYLYLNKVDNSEFDDRLDFFADEGETKIITSLEKFETDAKITGSVNQEKLIEYRKMMSRFNDSNLEIIKENFEAQKAEDDDKLIELDKRYESLLKRKYLYTVNFALNNKDLEVAPYLALSEVFDANIKYLDTIYSSLEKDVRKSKYGKQLKKFLKERREEEKLEDEIEADNTEANS
- the mqo gene encoding malate dehydrogenase (quinone); amino-acid sequence: MIAKPNPKEKYDLICVGGGIMSATLALMTKIIDPDAKIIIFERLKKVAQESTEAWNNSGTGHSAFCELNYTPEKEDGSIDISKAKQIFQQYEQSKQFWSYLLEKGLLKKPKSFIHSSPHHSWVTGQDNVDFLKKRHAEMTKSFMFEEMKFSEKPEDLEKWFPLIMEGRNIDEPVAGTRMELGTGVNFGNLTEQFFRILEEEYKVPILLDHDVLDIDPYTKDEWLIEAKYNKTGYKTYYDSKHVFIGAGGGALPLLQKVEIEEKEGYGGFPVSGQWLFCKNQDVIEKHDAKVYSKAGPDAPPMSTPHLDTRYIDGKKQLLFGPFAGFSTKFLKEGSYLDLPKSINFTNIPSMWGVFWHNIPLTKYLLGQIQMDHEDRMDELRNFVKNAKSDEWELKVAGQRVQIIKKDEEQGGTLEFGTDVVHSKDGRITALLGASPGASTTVHIMIDILKIAFPEKLEQEPVKAKLDEMIPFWNREISEDNKEEFREIQRKTSKLLELDALH